A window of Castanea sativa cultivar Marrone di Chiusa Pesio chromosome 1, ASM4071231v1 contains these coding sequences:
- the LOC142614419 gene encoding homeobox protein knotted-1-like 2 isoform X1: MAFHDHEMSFESFTDHHHQHQHHHHHHHHHQQHQQQQQRLSGAVVDVSSGGGGSGAPTWLSNAILRQQSSNNNNNNSSSSVLHDGNDDVHAGSTNHRGGGGGDRNRTESEDCEREERWEWESAKYKGDIVTHPLYEQLLSAHVACLRIATPVDQLPKIDAQLEQSQRVVAKYSVLGNGAVDQKELDQFMTHYVLLLCSFKEQLQQHVRGHAMEAVMACWELEQSLQSLTGVSPGEGTGATMSDDEDDQADSDTNLYDGSLDGPDSMGFGPLIPTESERSLMERVRQELKHELKQGYKEKIVDIREEILRKRRAGKLPGDTTSLLKSWWQSHSKWPYPTEEDKARLVQETGLQLKQINNWFINQRKRNWHTNPSSSNVLKSKRKRKN; the protein is encoded by the exons ATGGCGTTTCACGATCACGAAATGTCTTTCGAGTCTTTCACtgaccaccaccaccaacaccaacaccaccaccaccaccaccaccaccaccagcagcatcagcagcagcagcaacggCTGTCCGGCGCCGTCGTCGACGTGTCATCCGGCGGAGGAGGATCCGGGGCGCCCACTTGGCTGAGCAACGCGATTTTGCGGCAACAGAGCagtaataataacaacaacaattcttcttcttcggtGCTTCACGACGGAAACGACGACGTACATGCGGGGAGCACGAACCACCGCGGTGGTGGTGGCGGCGATCGGAACCGGACGGAGAGTGAAGACTGTGAAAGAGAAGAGAGGTGGGAGTGGGAGAGTGCGAAGTACAAAGGGGATATAGTGACGCACCCACTGTACGAGCAGCTCTTATCGGCACACGTGGCGTGTCTGAGGATCGCCACGCCGGTTGACCAGCTGCCGAAGATCGACGCACAGCTCGAACAGTCGCAGCGCGTGGTGGCGAAGTACTCGGTTCTCGGCAACGGCGCGGTGGACCAGAAAGAGCTCGATCAGTTTATG ACACATTATGTTCTATTACTCTGTTCCTTTAAAGAACAATTGCAACAACATGTCCGCGGTCATGCCATGGAAGCAGTAATGGCTTGTTGGGAGCTTGAGCAGTCTCTACAAAGCTTAACAG GTGTATCTCCAGGTGAAGGCACAGGTGCTACAATGTCTGATGACGAAGATGACCAAGCAGATAGTGACACCAACTTGTATGATGGAAGTCTGGATGGACCTGACAGCATGGGATTCGGTCCTCTCATCCCAACTGAAAGTGAGAGGTCCTTGATGGAGCGTGTAAGGCAAGAATTGAAGCATGAGCTAAAACAG GGTTACAAGGAGAAGATCGTAGACATCAGAGAGGAAATTCTACGTAAGAGAAGAGCAGGAAAATTGCCAGGTGACACCACCTCCCTCTTGAAATCTTGGTGGCAATCACATTCTAAGTGGCCATACCCCACG GAGGAAGACAAAGCAAGGTTGGTGCAGGAAACAGGCTTGcaattaaagcaaataaataacTGGTTCATTAATCAAAGGAAAAGGAATTGGCATACTAACCCATCATCTTCTAATGTTTTGAAGAGCAAACGCAAGAG AAAGAATTAA
- the LOC142635158 gene encoding uncharacterized protein LOC142635158 codes for MAALHEKPLMENEEGEDMYNYDEETSSASGCCCFRLFGFRQRQSKDNESKYLLPQNGEHGETWWVNQLNEVKQVTEVLAGPKWKTFLRKFSRFGINKNKKEKNRFRYDPESYALNFDRGLDSEDDALVLDFSVTGSGK; via the coding sequence ATGGCTGCCCTTCATGAAAAACCATTAATGGAGAATGAAGAAGGAGAAGATATGTATAACTATGATGAAGAAACCAGTTCCGCATCTGGGTGTTGCTGTTTTCGGCTTTTCGGGTTCAGACAGAGGCAAAGCAAAGACAATGAAAGCAAATATCTTTTGCCGCAAAATGGAGAACACGGAGAGACATGGTGGGTGAATCAACTGAATGAGGTTAAGCAGGTCACAGAAGTATTGGCCGGGCCCAAGTGGAAGACTTTCTTGAGAAAGTTCAGCAGATTTGGTatcaacaagaacaagaaagagaagaacAGGTTTCGGTATGATCCAGAGAGTTATGCTCTTAATTTTGATCGAGGTCTTGATAGTGAGGATGATGCCTTGGTTCTTGATTTTAGCGTTACTGGATCCGGAAAGTGA
- the LOC142635152 gene encoding uncharacterized protein LOC142635152, with the protein MADSASGSGCSCFRLFDFRQKQSNDNESKHTLLQKREHTKQVTEVLAGLKWNTFMRKFSRFGINKNKKEKNRFQYDPRSYALNFDGGFDNDEDALVTSFTSRFAALIRDHEEQRRTESGK; encoded by the coding sequence atggcCGATTCCGCTTCTGGATCAGGGTGTAGCTGTTTTCGGCTTTTTGACTTCAGACAGAAGCAAAGCAACGACAATGAAAGCAAACATACTTTGCTGCAAAAAAGAGAACACACTAAGCAGGTTACAGAAGTATTGGCTGGACTGAAGTGGAATACTTTTATGAGAAAGTTCAGCCGATTCGGCATtaacaagaacaagaaagagaagaacAGGTTTCAGTATGATCCGCGGAGTTACGCGCTTAATTTTGATGGTGGTTTCGATAACGACGAAGACGCTTTGGTTACTAGTTTTACGTCGAGGTTTGCTGCTCTTATTCGTGATCATGAAGAACAGCGGAGAACTGAGTCAGGAAAGTGA
- the LOC142622337 gene encoding uncharacterized protein LOC142622337, with product MAALYDEKPLKENEDGEAMYDDYDEDSASGSWCGCFRLLGFRPQRKRNDNESKYLLQQKGELRESWWKNKLNKVKQVTEVLAGPKWKTFVRKFSGFGINKNKKDRNKFQYDPESYALNFDGGFDSEEDDLLLGFSSRFAAPIHNHGEQRRIGPGR from the coding sequence atGGCTGCCCTTTATGATGAAAAACCATTAAAGGAGAATGAAGATGGAGAAGCTATGTATGACGACTATGATGAAGATTCTGCTTCTGGGTCATGGTGTGGCTGTTTTCGGCTTTTGGGGTTCAGACCACAGAGGAAAAGAAATGACAACGAAAGCAAATATCTTTTGCAGCAAAAGGGAGAGCTAAGGGAATCATGGTGGAAGAATAAACTGAATAAGGTTAAGCAGGTAACGGAAGTATTAGCCGGGCCCAAGTGGAAGACTTTTGTGAGAAAGTTCAGCGGATTTGGGATtaacaagaacaagaaagatAGGAACAAGTTTCAGTATGATCCAGAGAGTTATGCTCTTAATTTTGATGGTGGTTTTGATAGTGAGGAAGATGACCTGCTTCTTGGTTTTTCGTCGAGGTTTGCTGCTCCTATTCATAATCACGGAGAACAGCGGAGAATTGGACCAGGAAGGTGA
- the LOC142614419 gene encoding homeobox protein knotted-1-like 2 isoform X2: MAFHDHEMSFESFTDHHHQHQHHHHHHHHHQQHQQQQQRLSGAVVDVSSGGGGSGAPTWLSNAILRQQSSNNNNNNSSSSVLHDGNDDVHAGSTNHRGGGGGDRNRTESEDCEREERWEWESAKYKGDIVTHPLYEQLLSAHVACLRIATPVDQLPKIDAQLEQSQRVVAKYSVLGNGAVDQKELDQFMTHYVLLLCSFKEQLQQHVRGHAMEAVMACWELEQSLQSLTGVSPGEGTGATMSDDEDDQADSDTNLYDGSLDGPDSMGFGPLIPTESERSLMERVRQELKHELKQGYKEKIVDIREEILRKRRAGKLPGDTTSLLKSWWQSHSKWPYPTEEDKARLVQETGLQLKQINNWFINQRKRNWHTNPSSSNVLKSKRKR, encoded by the exons ATGGCGTTTCACGATCACGAAATGTCTTTCGAGTCTTTCACtgaccaccaccaccaacaccaacaccaccaccaccaccaccaccaccaccagcagcatcagcagcagcagcaacggCTGTCCGGCGCCGTCGTCGACGTGTCATCCGGCGGAGGAGGATCCGGGGCGCCCACTTGGCTGAGCAACGCGATTTTGCGGCAACAGAGCagtaataataacaacaacaattcttcttcttcggtGCTTCACGACGGAAACGACGACGTACATGCGGGGAGCACGAACCACCGCGGTGGTGGTGGCGGCGATCGGAACCGGACGGAGAGTGAAGACTGTGAAAGAGAAGAGAGGTGGGAGTGGGAGAGTGCGAAGTACAAAGGGGATATAGTGACGCACCCACTGTACGAGCAGCTCTTATCGGCACACGTGGCGTGTCTGAGGATCGCCACGCCGGTTGACCAGCTGCCGAAGATCGACGCACAGCTCGAACAGTCGCAGCGCGTGGTGGCGAAGTACTCGGTTCTCGGCAACGGCGCGGTGGACCAGAAAGAGCTCGATCAGTTTATG ACACATTATGTTCTATTACTCTGTTCCTTTAAAGAACAATTGCAACAACATGTCCGCGGTCATGCCATGGAAGCAGTAATGGCTTGTTGGGAGCTTGAGCAGTCTCTACAAAGCTTAACAG GTGTATCTCCAGGTGAAGGCACAGGTGCTACAATGTCTGATGACGAAGATGACCAAGCAGATAGTGACACCAACTTGTATGATGGAAGTCTGGATGGACCTGACAGCATGGGATTCGGTCCTCTCATCCCAACTGAAAGTGAGAGGTCCTTGATGGAGCGTGTAAGGCAAGAATTGAAGCATGAGCTAAAACAG GGTTACAAGGAGAAGATCGTAGACATCAGAGAGGAAATTCTACGTAAGAGAAGAGCAGGAAAATTGCCAGGTGACACCACCTCCCTCTTGAAATCTTGGTGGCAATCACATTCTAAGTGGCCATACCCCACG GAGGAAGACAAAGCAAGGTTGGTGCAGGAAACAGGCTTGcaattaaagcaaataaataacTGGTTCATTAATCAAAGGAAAAGGAATTGGCATACTAACCCATCATCTTCTAATGTTTTGAAGAGCAAACGCAAGAG GTGA